One window of Bacteroides sp. AN502(2024) genomic DNA carries:
- a CDS encoding IS1182 family transposase, whose amino-acid sequence MTKIHFRPYIPNQTVLFPERIDEDISENDPVRMVDVLVESLNLEGFRKLYKECGRSAYHPRMMLKVILYAYMNNIYSCRKIEKLLHRDIHYIWLAGYEKPDFITINRFRNRVKKEINEVFTQTVLLLSSKGFISLNVEYIDGTKIESKANKYTFVWRKTVERNRERLMKKIHVLLGQIDEFIAQEKSSETNEGIEFTLTMLTEMAGELRNALAQAPDPCTKEEKTALKKKRKQLKELEEHRDKLQEYDDHLENLQARNSYSKTDKDATFMRMKEDAMRNGQTKPGYNLQIGTENQFITDFALFSNPTDTLTMIPFLQSFSGRYDRLAHMVVADSGYGSEENYRFMSENDMEAYVKYNYFHMEQRPGFKPNPFKAENFYYNEEHDYCICPMGQKMRRTGTGHVKTASGYVSENASYRAVRCEGCPLRCLCFKTKGNRTIELNHRLRKYRQKAKELLCSEEGLKHRGQRCIEPEAVFGQIKYNMNYKRFRHFGKEKVFMDFAFLAIAFNIKKMCAKMRKEGIDWMIKLFYKLVPALFRWGEHIYQTNLQKSAA is encoded by the coding sequence ATGACAAAGATACATTTTCGTCCTTACATTCCCAACCAAACAGTGCTTTTTCCTGAGAGAATCGATGAGGATATTTCAGAAAACGATCCGGTTCGCATGGTTGACGTTCTGGTTGAAAGCCTGAATCTTGAAGGTTTCAGAAAGTTATACAAGGAATGCGGCCGTAGTGCTTACCATCCCCGAATGATGCTCAAGGTTATTCTGTATGCCTACATGAACAACATCTACTCCTGCCGGAAAATAGAAAAGCTACTCCATCGTGATATCCATTATATATGGCTGGCCGGATACGAGAAACCGGATTTCATTACCATCAACCGATTCCGCAACCGGGTGAAGAAGGAAATCAACGAGGTGTTTACCCAAACCGTACTTCTGCTTTCTTCCAAAGGTTTCATCAGCCTGAATGTGGAATACATTGACGGTACAAAAATCGAATCCAAGGCAAACAAGTACACTTTCGTCTGGAGAAAAACGGTCGAACGGAACCGTGAACGCCTGATGAAGAAAATACATGTACTATTAGGTCAGATAGACGAGTTCATCGCTCAGGAGAAATCATCAGAGACCAATGAGGGGATAGAGTTTACTCTGACTATGCTGACCGAAATGGCGGGAGAATTACGTAATGCACTTGCACAGGCTCCCGATCCTTGCACGAAAGAGGAAAAGACTGCACTGAAAAAGAAACGCAAACAGCTCAAGGAGCTGGAAGAACACAGAGATAAACTGCAGGAATACGACGATCATCTGGAAAATCTGCAAGCTCGCAACTCCTATTCCAAGACAGACAAGGATGCCACTTTTATGAGGATGAAGGAGGACGCCATGCGTAACGGGCAGACAAAACCCGGCTACAACCTTCAGATCGGTACCGAGAACCAATTCATTACCGACTTCGCTCTTTTCTCCAATCCTACGGATACACTGACCATGATACCTTTCCTGCAATCCTTTTCAGGCAGATACGACAGATTGGCCCATATGGTGGTTGCCGACTCCGGATATGGTTCTGAGGAAAATTACCGTTTCATGTCTGAAAACGATATGGAAGCCTACGTCAAATACAACTACTTCCACATGGAACAGCGACCCGGATTCAAACCGAATCCGTTCAAGGCCGAAAACTTCTATTACAATGAAGAACATGACTATTGCATCTGCCCCATGGGACAAAAGATGCGGAGGACAGGAACCGGGCATGTGAAAACTGCATCCGGATATGTAAGCGAAAATGCCAGCTACAGAGCCGTCAGATGTGAAGGGTGTCCGTTGAGATGTCTATGTTTTAAGACAAAGGGAAACAGGACAATAGAACTGAATCACAGACTCAGGAAATACAGGCAGAAAGCCAAAGAATTACTATGTTCCGAAGAAGGACTGAAACACAGAGGGCAAAGATGTATAGAACCGGAAGCTGTGTTCGGGCAAATAAAATATAATATGAACTACAAACGTTTCCGCCATTTTGGAAAGGAGAAGGTCTTTATGGACTTCGCATTCTTGGCCATTGCCTTCAATATAAAAAAGATGTGTGCAAAAATGAGAAAAGAAGGTATAGACTGGATGATTAAACTGTTTTATAAACTTGTACCCGCTCTTTTCAGATGGGGGGAACACATTTATCAAACAAATCTTCAAAAGAGCGCAGCTTGA
- the recO gene encoding DNA repair protein RecO, with product MLQKTKGIVLHTLKYNDMSIIVDMYTELSGRASFLVALPRSRKAAVKSVLFQPLSFIEFEADYRPNTTLYRVKEAKSFYPFSSIPYDPYKSAMALFLAEFLYRAVREEAENRPLFAYLQHSIIWLDECRGSFTNFHLVFLMRLSRFLGLYPNLEDYHTGDYFDLLNACFTSIRPQLHSSYINPEEAARLRQLMRMNYETMHLLGMSRAERTRCLTIMNDYYRLHLPDFPTLKSLEVLKELFD from the coding sequence ATGTTGCAAAAAACGAAAGGAATTGTTCTTCATACGTTGAAATACAATGATATGTCTATTATTGTAGATATGTACACGGAGTTGTCCGGTAGGGCTTCTTTCCTTGTGGCACTGCCTCGTTCGCGAAAGGCGGCGGTGAAGTCCGTCTTGTTCCAACCACTGTCTTTTATTGAATTTGAAGCGGATTACAGGCCGAACACTACACTCTATCGGGTGAAGGAGGCGAAATCTTTTTATCCTTTTTCGTCCATTCCTTATGACCCGTACAAGTCTGCGATGGCACTTTTCCTGGCTGAATTTCTTTATCGGGCTGTCCGTGAAGAAGCGGAGAACCGTCCGTTATTTGCCTATCTGCAACATTCCATCATTTGGTTGGACGAGTGTAGAGGCAGTTTTACTAATTTTCATTTGGTTTTTCTGATGCGTCTTTCCCGTTTCTTGGGACTTTATCCGAATCTGGAAGATTATCATACCGGCGATTACTTTGATTTATTGAATGCTTGTTTCACTTCCATCCGCCCCCAGCTACATTCTTCTTATATCAATCCCGAAGAGGCTGCCCGTCTCCGTCAACTGATGCGCATGAACTATGAGACAATGCATCTTTTGGGTATGAGTCGTGCGGAGCGTACCAGGTGTTTGACGATTATGAATGATTATTATCGCTTACATCTGCCGGACTTTCCTACATTGAAATCATTGGAGGTGTTGAAAGAGCTGTTTGATTAA
- a CDS encoding tyrosine-type recombinase/integrase: MARSTFKVLFYVNGSKEKNGIVPIMGRVTINGTVAQFSCKQSIPKTLWDVKGNKAKGKSREARDINLALDNIKAQIIKHYQRISDREAFVTAEMVRNAYQGIGMEYETLLKAFDRENEVFKKRVGKDRVMATYRSRVVARNYVAAFIKSFYKRNDMSMLELTPDFIKEFAAYLSTEAGLHNGTIWEKCMWLKGVVMRAHFNGLIPRNPFAQFHISPNVKEREFLTEDELKVLMTHEFEDSKLAYIRDIFIFASLTALSFVDVQELTNDNIVEVNGEKWILSKRHKTKVPFQVKLLDIPLQIIERYRPMQKDNLVFPGLNYWSICKPLKKMIKECGINKDISFHCARHGFATLALCKGMPIESVSRILGHTNIVTTQIYAKITTQKLDNDLTMFGNKLSKAFNGITMA, from the coding sequence ATGGCAAGAAGCACATTCAAAGTGCTGTTCTACGTGAACGGCAGCAAGGAGAAAAACGGCATTGTCCCCATCATGGGACGGGTTACAATCAACGGGACTGTGGCGCAGTTCAGTTGCAAACAGAGCATTCCCAAGACGCTTTGGGACGTGAAAGGCAACAAGGCGAAAGGGAAGAGCCGCGAGGCACGGGATATCAACCTTGCGCTTGACAACATCAAGGCGCAAATCATCAAGCATTACCAGCGCATTTCCGACCGAGAGGCATTCGTGACAGCGGAAATGGTGCGCAATGCCTATCAGGGTATCGGCATGGAATACGAGACTCTGCTCAAGGCTTTTGACAGGGAAAACGAGGTGTTCAAAAAACGTGTTGGGAAAGACCGTGTGATGGCAACCTACCGTTCCCGTGTGGTTGCAAGAAACTATGTGGCGGCATTTATCAAATCGTTTTACAAACGGAACGATATGTCGATGCTGGAACTTACCCCTGACTTCATCAAGGAGTTCGCCGCATACCTTTCAACGGAAGCCGGGTTGCACAATGGGACAATATGGGAAAAGTGTATGTGGCTCAAAGGCGTGGTGATGCGTGCCCACTTCAATGGGCTGATACCGAGGAATCCGTTTGCGCAGTTCCACATCAGCCCGAATGTGAAGGAACGTGAGTTCCTTACGGAAGATGAATTGAAAGTGTTGATGACACATGAGTTCGAGGACAGCAAACTCGCATATATCCGAGATATATTCATCTTTGCCAGCCTTACGGCGTTGTCGTTCGTGGACGTGCAGGAGCTGACAAACGATAATATCGTCGAGGTGAACGGCGAGAAATGGATATTGTCAAAACGTCACAAGACGAAAGTGCCGTTCCAAGTAAAACTGCTGGATATCCCGTTGCAGATAATCGAACGCTACCGACCGATGCAGAAAGACAACCTCGTGTTTCCCGGATTGAACTACTGGTCTATCTGTAAACCGTTGAAAAAGATGATAAAAGAGTGCGGAATCAACAAGGACATTAGCTTTCATTGCGCAAGACATGGATTCGCAACGCTGGCTTTATGTAAGGGTATGCCAATCGAAAGTGTGAGCAGGATTTTAGGGCACACGAACATTGTCACGACCCAAATCTACGCGAAGATAACCACGCAGAAACTCGACAATGACCTGACGATGTTCGGGAACAAACTGAGCAAGGCGTTTAACGGCATAACAATGGCATGA
- a CDS encoding primase-helicase family protein, translating into MTAKESKDSHRPPSDGGVAREEFIRVGTTLYKIVEQPRLNGGYVRKRIAWNNETLRQDYSKDYIGSVPKYDGFCTVPEHVRYQPVIGKFLNLYEPIDHRPIQGEFPCIRSLVRHIFGEQYELGMDYLQLLYLQPVQKLPILLLVSEERNTGKSTFLNFLKALFQNNVTFNTNEDFRSQFNSDWAGKLLILVDEVLLNRREDSERLKNLSTTLSYKVEAKGKDRDEIAFFAKFVLCSNNEYLPVIIDAGETRYWVRKIDRLQSDDTDFLQKLKEEIPTFLHFLQHRSLSTEKESRMWFAPSLLHTEALQKIIRSNRNRLEIEMHELILDIMESVGTDTFSFCPNDILVLLVNTQVKAEKYQVRKVLQECWKLAPAQNGLTYTTYQLNYNRECRYEPIRRVGRYYTITREQLESL; encoded by the coding sequence ATGACAGCCAAAGAATCAAAAGACAGCCACCGACCGCCATCAGATGGCGGCGTGGCAAGAGAGGAGTTTATCCGTGTCGGCACCACACTCTACAAGATTGTGGAACAACCGAGATTAAACGGAGGGTATGTAAGGAAGCGCATCGCATGGAACAACGAGACCCTGCGCCAAGACTATAGCAAGGACTACATCGGCAGCGTCCCAAAGTATGACGGCTTCTGCACCGTACCCGAACACGTCAGGTATCAGCCCGTAATCGGCAAGTTCCTTAACCTCTACGAGCCGATAGACCACCGACCTATACAGGGCGAGTTTCCCTGTATTCGGTCATTGGTACGGCATATCTTCGGGGAACAATACGAGTTGGGGATGGACTATCTTCAACTGCTCTATCTGCAACCCGTACAGAAGCTGCCTATCCTGCTGTTGGTGTCGGAGGAACGCAACACGGGCAAAAGCACGTTCCTGAACTTTCTGAAAGCCCTATTTCAGAACAACGTAACATTCAACACCAACGAGGATTTTAGAAGCCAGTTCAATTCCGACTGGGCAGGGAAGCTGCTTATCCTTGTGGACGAGGTGCTGCTCAACCGCAGGGAGGACAGCGAGCGGTTGAAGAACCTCAGCACCACACTTTCCTACAAAGTGGAAGCAAAAGGCAAAGACCGTGACGAGATAGCTTTCTTCGCCAAATTCGTACTGTGCTCCAACAACGAGTATCTGCCTGTCATCATAGATGCTGGGGAAACACGCTATTGGGTACGGAAGATAGACCGCTTGCAATCCGATGATACCGATTTCCTGCAAAAGCTGAAAGAGGAGATACCCACCTTTCTTCATTTCCTACAACACAGAAGCCTCTCCACCGAAAAGGAGAGCCGGATGTGGTTTGCACCCTCGCTGCTGCATACCGAAGCCTTGCAGAAGATAATCCGCAGCAACCGCAATCGATTGGAGATAGAGATGCACGAGCTTATACTTGACATCATGGAGAGTGTAGGCACGGACACTTTCTCCTTTTGCCCGAATGACATCCTTGTGCTATTGGTAAACACGCAGGTCAAGGCGGAAAAGTACCAAGTGAGAAAGGTGTTGCAGGAGTGCTGGAAACTTGCACCTGCACAGAACGGGCTGACATATACCACCTACCAACTGAACTACAACCGGGAATGTCGGTATGAGCCGATAAGGAGGGTTGGACGCTATTATACCATCACAAGGGAACAGCTTGAATCCCTGTAA
- a CDS encoding toprim domain-containing protein: MTTQEAKQIRIADYLQSLGYTPVTQQGNSLWYKSPLREEAEASFKVNTELNRWYDFGIGKGGNIIALAQELYSSDYVPYLLNRIAEQAPHVRPVSFSFRQQASEPCFQQLEVRELTHPALLRYLQERGIDTALAKQECKELRFVHNGKPYFAIGFPNVAGGYEVRNQFFKGCIAPKDISHIRHPGEPREKCMVFEGMTDYLSFLTLRIRNCPTMPNLDRQDYVILNSIANVSKAIDVLHGYERIHCLLDNDEAGRKAYHNLEIEFAGSIRDFSHNYHGYKDLNDYLCGKRQNLVVNPPPRTIVKPKKKGLGL, from the coding sequence ATGACTACACAAGAAGCAAAACAAATCAGGATTGCAGACTATCTGCAAAGTCTGGGTTACACACCCGTAACGCAACAGGGCAACAGCCTTTGGTACAAATCACCGCTGAGAGAGGAAGCCGAAGCCTCGTTTAAGGTAAACACCGAACTCAACAGGTGGTACGACTTCGGTATCGGCAAGGGCGGCAACATCATCGCACTGGCACAGGAACTCTATTCCTCTGACTATGTGCCTTACCTGCTCAACAGGATAGCGGAACAGGCTCCACACGTCCGTCCCGTGTCTTTCTCTTTTCGCCAACAGGCATCCGAGCCATGTTTCCAACAGTTGGAGGTACGAGAACTCACGCATCCGGCATTGCTCCGCTACTTGCAAGAGCGTGGAATAGACACCGCATTGGCAAAACAGGAATGTAAAGAACTGCGCTTCGTCCATAATGGCAAACCCTATTTCGCCATCGGCTTCCCGAATGTCGCAGGAGGTTATGAGGTGCGCAACCAATTTTTCAAGGGCTGTATCGCACCGAAGGACATCAGCCACATCCGGCATCCGGGAGAACCGAGGGAAAAATGTATGGTATTCGAGGGCATGACGGACTATCTCTCCTTCCTCACGTTGAGGATAAGGAACTGCCCGACCATGCCCAACCTTGACAGGCAGGATTACGTCATCCTCAATTCGATTGCCAATGTTTCCAAAGCCATAGATGTGCTGCACGGATATGAGCGCATCCACTGCCTGCTCGACAATGACGAGGCAGGAAGAAAAGCGTATCATAATTTGGAAATTGAGTTTGCCGGAAGCATCCGGGACTTCTCCCACAACTATCACGGGTATAAAGACCTGAACGATTACCTGTGCGGAAAGCGGCAGAATTTAGTCGTCAATCCACCGCCGCGAACCATCGTTAAACCCAAGAAAAAAGGGTTGGGATTATGA
- a CDS encoding MobC family plasmid mobilization relaxosome protein: protein MEHKEDKKRNKGGRPKKGTTDKMTYRVAVKMTAADYFRLLTRAHEAGVSPSGYMRECFQNGHVKERLSKEHSEHVRKLCGMANNLNQLARKANAGGFYDTHWDCKVAVARIHELISKIGI, encoded by the coding sequence ATGGAACATAAGGAAGATAAAAAGCGTAACAAGGGCGGTCGCCCGAAGAAAGGGACTACCGATAAAATGACATACCGTGTCGCCGTGAAGATGACGGCGGCAGACTACTTCCGTCTGCTGACACGGGCGCATGAGGCAGGTGTGTCGCCGAGCGGATACATGAGGGAATGTTTCCAAAACGGTCATGTGAAGGAACGGCTGTCGAAAGAACACTCCGAGCATGTGCGCAAGCTCTGCGGCATGGCGAACAACCTCAATCAGCTTGCACGCAAGGCAAATGCCGGAGGGTTTTACGATACTCATTGGGATTGCAAGGTGGCGGTGGCAAGGATTCATGAACTTATCAGCAAGATTGGTATATGA
- a CDS encoding relaxase/mobilization nuclease domain-containing protein: MMAKIVKGSDFKGVVDYILDKNKGTKTVACDGLFMENKDTIAMSFNVQSQMNSKVAKPVGHIALSFSKEDEPRLTDRAMAGIALEYMERMGIRNTQYLIDRHFDKEHPHVHIAFNRIDNDGNTISDRNERLRSTRVCKELTLKYGLYMSNGKENVKRNRLKEPDKTKYELYDILKTEVGRCGNWNVLVSNLKRQDVDVHFRHKGQTNEVQGVVFTKNGYHFNGSKVDRRFSYSKIDAAMQRNRNEERMRLMPNGYGADAQNVPSDTAKGELFSGSLGLLNGNAAFYNAADAEANQEMAEMLRRKKKRKRGMRL, from the coding sequence ATGATGGCGAAGATTGTAAAGGGGAGCGACTTCAAGGGTGTGGTGGACTACATCCTTGACAAGAACAAGGGTACAAAGACAGTGGCATGCGATGGCTTGTTCATGGAGAACAAGGACACCATTGCCATGAGTTTCAATGTCCAGTCACAGATGAACAGCAAGGTGGCAAAACCTGTCGGGCATATCGCCCTGAGTTTCTCCAAAGAGGATGAGCCACGCCTTACAGACCGTGCAATGGCAGGCATCGCACTTGAATATATGGAGCGGATGGGTATCCGGAACACGCAGTATCTCATCGACCGGCATTTCGACAAGGAACATCCGCATGTGCATATCGCTTTCAACCGTATCGACAATGACGGCAATACCATTTCAGACCGGAACGAACGTTTGCGCAGTACCCGTGTATGCAAGGAACTTACTTTGAAATACGGCTTGTATATGTCAAACGGAAAAGAAAACGTCAAGCGCAACCGCCTGAAAGAGCCGGACAAGACGAAATATGAGCTGTACGACATTCTCAAAACAGAAGTCGGCAGGTGCGGCAACTGGAACGTGCTTGTCTCCAATCTGAAGCGGCAGGACGTGGATGTGCATTTCAGACACAAGGGACAGACCAACGAGGTGCAGGGTGTGGTTTTCACCAAGAACGGCTACCACTTCAACGGCTCCAAAGTGGACAGGCGTTTCAGCTATTCCAAGATTGACGCTGCCATGCAGCGCAACAGGAACGAGGAGCGCATGAGGTTGATGCCAAACGGCTATGGTGCAGATGCGCAAAACGTACCGTCAGACACAGCCAAGGGCGAACTGTTCAGCGGTTCATTGGGATTGCTGAACGGCAACGCTGCGTTCTACAACGCCGCTGATGCGGAAGCCAATCAGGAGATGGCCGAGATGCTTCGCAGGAAGAAGAAACGCAAACGGGGAATGAGGTTATAA
- a CDS encoding ATP-binding protein: MAFFFKHLNLGGKITNHSLQREEHLEVPYKALREALINSLCHRQWEKYNLTNSIAIYDDRIEIANPGIFPPQITPESIKEPHESYPYNLKIAEALYKSTYLENWGSGAKRIMDACREQGVEEPIWRWDGGFVIVTFKRPTDEMSNDDPSRTQVRLKYDPSTTQVRKLIEIMPDGYADMKEIMELCGLKSLKRFRENYILPALADGTLERLYPDQPNHPKQKYGLTEVAKDWETNKSQK, translated from the coding sequence ATGGCGTTCTTCTTCAAACATCTTAATCTCGGAGGCAAGATAACTAATCATAGCTTACAGCGAGAGGAACATCTTGAAGTACCATACAAGGCTTTGAGGGAAGCTCTTATAAACTCGCTTTGCCACCGTCAATGGGAGAAGTATAACCTGACTAACAGCATTGCAATCTACGATGACCGCATAGAAATTGCGAATCCGGGAATATTCCCTCCACAGATTACACCCGAGTCCATCAAAGAGCCACATGAGTCATATCCATACAATCTGAAGATTGCCGAAGCCCTCTACAAATCCACCTATCTGGAAAATTGGGGATCGGGAGCCAAGCGCATCATGGATGCCTGTCGAGAACAAGGCGTGGAAGAACCCATATGGCGATGGGACGGCGGCTTCGTGATTGTCACGTTCAAACGCCCAACAGATGAAATGTCTAACGACGACCCAAGCAGGACCCAAGTACGACTTAAGTACGACCCAAGTACGACCCAAGTACGTAAGCTCATAGAAATTATGCCTGATGGCTATGCAGATATGAAAGAAATAATGGAGTTATGCGGATTGAAGAGCCTTAAACGTTTCCGAGAGAATTATATTCTTCCGGCATTAGCTGATGGAACTTTAGAACGGCTATATCCCGACCAGCCCAACCATCCCAAGCAAAAATATGGATTGACGGAGGTCGCAAAAGATTGGGAAACTAATAAATCACAAAAATAA
- a CDS encoding helix-turn-helix domain-containing protein — protein MNTTMTIDDIKKLIASDESRTLELKKTTGELKDGMHSACAFLNTEGGWLIFGVAPKSLKVIGQEVTDKTQQEIAQALAGLEPAVDVHVEYVDVPEYPGNKVIAMHFDGWVWGERPHTFHGCPYYKVESTTKVMPQDMYDERIRAHQPQIYSWESQMADSITLADLNEKHIRGCIRLGVEGGRIPASAMSDSIEDTLAKWKLLKNDVPTNGAAMLFSDNIDEFPQFRLRMARFVGTDKMSLSTISVLREAFSTSSMQEWRSSSNILISEAR, from the coding sequence ATGAATACAACTATGACGATTGACGATATAAAGAAACTCATTGCTTCCGACGAGTCGCGGACTCTGGAGCTGAAGAAGACTACCGGTGAGTTGAAAGACGGTATGCACTCGGCGTGTGCGTTTCTCAACACTGAGGGCGGTTGGCTGATATTTGGAGTTGCTCCAAAATCTTTGAAGGTTATCGGACAGGAAGTGACTGACAAGACACAGCAGGAGATAGCACAGGCTTTGGCGGGATTGGAGCCGGCTGTTGATGTTCATGTCGAGTATGTTGATGTCCCGGAGTATCCTGGTAATAAGGTCATTGCAATGCACTTTGACGGCTGGGTATGGGGTGAGCGTCCGCATACCTTTCATGGGTGTCCTTATTATAAAGTCGAGAGCACTACGAAAGTCATGCCGCAGGATATGTATGACGAGCGTATTCGTGCGCATCAGCCTCAGATTTATTCATGGGAAAGTCAAATGGCAGATAGTATCACTCTTGCGGATTTGAATGAAAAACATATCCGAGGCTGCATACGTCTTGGTGTAGAGGGTGGACGTATTCCGGCAAGTGCCATGAGTGATTCAATTGAGGATACTTTGGCTAAATGGAAGCTTTTGAAAAACGATGTGCCGACCAATGGTGCCGCGATGTTGTTTTCCGATAATATAGATGAATTCCCTCAGTTCAGGTTGAGGATGGCTCGTTTTGTGGGAACTGATAAAATGAGTTTATCGACAATCAGCGTGTTGAGGGAGGCTTTTTCGACCTCCTCGATGCAGGAATGGCGTTCTTCTTCAAACATCTTAATCTCGGAGGCAAGATAA
- a CDS encoding P-loop NTPase fold protein — translation MTIKELKANLLVSLYNRYKENRTGAIQLTELCKERGIIYDSLSQLSSAAQSLKDSGYINVTFFEGGDGIVMMLTADGIEYVEENLLSQEDLVIDGLQDTSKLVQNGSLKIDDTNEKPTEDNTTVGIDFINVFKPQENVKIIKDLDVEPCFSIGDIADCFIMQLDKIVESKSENIPMIGVFAPWGRGKSYFLNFVFQQLEKRNLKWPGRLKVWRESDTKRYKVIKFNAWKYQDTPAIWAYLYETIYQHTSWWQKGWLYITKYVISYKIFVLLLLISLSCGFGMIFNTKPQIIADMSNFVTIGGIGSIVSVIISFILTLRDNPISALKIIQKYTKRKSYNECLGIQNAIESDLEVLLRILKWRKDKVLLCVDDIDRSSTEKMVSIVDSLRTVLENEKIRERLIVICSIDIDKLMDGYKAVYRDNGTDLNTDNIREQIDKVFIFGMGLAKLGTSQLKEYLQKMISFNDSDKIEVISETLFNIDIQEGALYVAKSQESPITLSDVELYAIISKFIERNITHNITPRKLRIMYYQLLFANNLASKRGVVLTEKLINDLLLKSLTGNGDDKPNQALGDIIEMAVPY, via the coding sequence ATGACAATAAAAGAATTAAAAGCAAATCTGTTGGTTTCGCTTTACAATAGATATAAGGAAAACAGAACTGGTGCAATCCAGCTAACCGAATTATGTAAAGAACGTGGAATTATATACGATTCATTATCACAACTATCTTCTGCCGCTCAGAGCTTAAAAGATTCTGGTTATATCAATGTTACCTTTTTTGAAGGTGGTGATGGTATCGTTATGATGCTTACAGCTGATGGTATTGAGTATGTAGAAGAGAATCTACTGAGCCAAGAAGATTTAGTGATAGATGGTTTACAGGATACATCAAAACTTGTTCAAAATGGGTCACTTAAAATTGATGATACTAATGAAAAACCAACAGAAGATAACACTACTGTGGGCATAGATTTCATCAATGTCTTTAAACCACAAGAAAATGTAAAAATCATTAAAGACTTAGATGTAGAACCTTGTTTTTCAATTGGAGATATAGCGGACTGCTTTATTATGCAGCTTGATAAAATTGTTGAAAGTAAGTCTGAGAATATCCCCATGATTGGAGTCTTTGCCCCATGGGGGCGAGGGAAAAGCTATTTCCTAAACTTTGTATTTCAACAATTAGAGAAGCGCAATCTTAAATGGCCTGGCAGACTTAAAGTTTGGAGAGAGTCTGATACTAAACGATATAAAGTCATCAAGTTTAACGCATGGAAATATCAGGATACACCTGCGATATGGGCATATTTATATGAAACCATATATCAACATACCTCTTGGTGGCAAAAAGGCTGGCTTTATATAACAAAATATGTTATTTCATATAAGATTTTTGTATTGTTATTACTAATTTCGTTATCTTGTGGCTTTGGAATGATATTTAATACGAAGCCACAAATAATAGCTGACATGAGTAATTTCGTAACAATAGGTGGCATAGGCTCTATTGTTTCGGTTATAATCTCCTTTATCTTGACACTTAGAGACAATCCTATTTCTGCCTTAAAGATTATTCAGAAATACACTAAAAGAAAATCATACAATGAATGTTTGGGGATTCAGAACGCAATAGAGTCCGACCTTGAGGTTTTGTTGAGGATACTTAAATGGAGGAAAGACAAAGTTTTATTATGCGTAGATGATATTGATAGAAGCTCTACAGAGAAAATGGTTAGCATAGTAGATTCTTTGCGTACAGTGCTTGAAAATGAGAAAATCAGAGAGCGCTTGATAGTTATTTGCAGCATTGATATTGATAAGCTCATGGATGGATATAAGGCTGTATATAGAGATAATGGCACAGATTTAAATACCGATAATATTAGAGAGCAAATAGACAAAGTATTTATTTTTGGAATGGGTTTAGCCAAACTTGGTACGTCTCAACTTAAAGAGTATCTTCAAAAAATGATATCCTTCAATGATTCAGATAAAATTGAAGTGATTAGTGAAACTCTGTTTAATATAGATATACAGGAGGGAGCCTTATATGTAGCTAAATCCCAAGAGTCCCCTATTACTCTATCTGATGTGGAACTGTATGCAATTATTAGTAAATTTATAGAAAGGAATATAACACATAATATAACCCCTCGGAAGTTGAGAATTATGTACTATCAACTTCTTTTCGCTAATAATCTCGCTTCAAAACGTGGGGTTGTCTTGACTGAAAAGTTAATTAACGATTTACTTCTTAAATCTTTGACAGGAAATGGAGATGATAAGCCTAATCAAGCATTAGGAGATATTATTGAGATGGCAGTGCCATATTAA